One Streptomyces mobaraensis NBRC 13819 = DSM 40847 DNA segment encodes these proteins:
- a CDS encoding phosphotransferase, with amino-acid sequence MYAASASVSAPLRPPRPQQIRPPQGGGPYLDPSHAVGAAFGGGRVRRGSGLGTPPVGGRIDLSGPDGPELRALIASVQHVCPEFTPSQVLRRSGRSVLLVGTAGRTGAVAKCLLDRSPAGAERFRQEIAAYRTFVRHRPPVRVPRLIAADPEQGVLVAERMPGRPAATRRHPSDTPPRADVRVALGAVCRVNLWQPPVGMFDMPLDYAKHITRFHELGLLTDRDMGDLQKLLHGLAHVQGQFCHGDAQLANMLLSPAGPVLVDWGQAGWYLPGYDLATLWTVLGDAPLARRQIAQHAQAPGTPFRDAFLVNLMLVLTREIRTYELAVQRAQQEPVTPGTPDTGEEQRLLLRRLHDDCAMARRAVRAAVGTR; translated from the coding sequence ATGTATGCAGCATCGGCCTCCGTGTCCGCTCCGCTCCGGCCCCCGCGGCCGCAGCAGATCCGCCCGCCGCAGGGCGGCGGACCGTACCTCGACCCCTCCCATGCCGTGGGAGCCGCGTTCGGGGGCGGACGGGTACGGAGGGGCTCGGGGCTCGGCACACCGCCGGTCGGCGGGAGAATCGACCTGTCCGGCCCCGACGGCCCCGAGCTGCGCGCGCTGATCGCCTCGGTGCAGCACGTCTGCCCGGAGTTCACCCCGAGCCAGGTGCTGCGCCGCAGCGGCCGTTCGGTGCTGCTGGTCGGCACCGCGGGCCGCACCGGCGCCGTCGCGAAGTGTTTACTCGACCGCTCCCCCGCGGGTGCCGAGCGGTTCCGGCAGGAGATAGCGGCGTACCGCACCTTTGTGCGGCACCGCCCTCCGGTCCGGGTGCCGCGGCTGATCGCCGCCGATCCCGAGCAGGGCGTCCTGGTCGCCGAGCGCATGCCGGGCCGCCCGGCCGCCACCCGGCGGCATCCTTCGGACACCCCGCCGCGCGCCGACGTACGGGTGGCGCTCGGCGCGGTCTGCCGGGTCAACCTCTGGCAGCCGCCGGTGGGCATGTTCGACATGCCGCTCGACTACGCCAAGCACATCACCCGCTTCCATGAGCTCGGCCTGCTCACCGACCGGGACATGGGCGACCTGCAGAAGCTGCTGCACGGTCTGGCGCACGTCCAGGGCCAGTTCTGCCACGGTGACGCCCAGCTCGCCAATATGCTCCTCTCCCCCGCGGGGCCGGTGCTGGTCGACTGGGGCCAGGCGGGCTGGTACCTCCCGGGGTACGACCTCGCGACCCTGTGGACGGTGCTGGGGGACGCTCCGCTGGCCCGCCGGCAGATCGCCCAGCACGCGCAGGCGCCGGGTACGCCGTTCCGTGACGCCTTTCTGGTGAATCTGATGCTCGTCCTCACCCGTGAGATCCGGACGTACGAGCTGGCCGTCCAGCGGGCCCAGCAGGAGCCGGTCACCCCGGGCACCCCGGACACCGGCGAGGAGCAGCGGCTCCTGCTCCGGCGGCTGCATGACGACTGCGCGATGGCCCGACGGGCCGTCCGCGCCGCGGTGGGCACCCGCTGA
- a CDS encoding peptidoglycan recognition family protein yields MRAVPPDPEHTPPPGSPRRARGNRTGGHARRAAGALASAALLLPLVSGLPAADAAPGTPGTGAAAGPDTLQRDFARAAAEYHVPPSVLLAVSYLQSRWDAHAGAPSVTGGYGPMHLTDAAGALADAARTAHHGEAGEDARGDTARPHRAEDHAVPAAGAFPERLRTLDRAAGLTGLRPEELRTDPAANVRGGAALLADAQRRLGRPAGGDAADWYGAVARWSSASDAATARVFADDVFEVIRTGARRTTDAGQRVALPAEPRLVPHREQAGRLGRATPPAEGTECPESVACESVPAPYQRLEGSDYGNHDVSDRPRSQKADFIVIHDTEATWEKTLQLIRDPAYVSWHYTVRSTDGHIAQHVPVKDVAWHAGNWYVNAKSVGIEHEGFLARPDAWYTEEMYRTSARLVRHLARKLDIPLDRQHILGHDNVPGTVPSTIKGMHTDPGPYWDWAHYFELMDRPFHPTASPFSGMVTIAPDYDDNEPVYTGCEKPGQECAPHGSGAVRLRVAPRDDAPLVKDVGLRPDGGASTTDVNDTGARASTGQQFAVADRLPGWTAVWYLGQRAWFRDPWWEPVALGARGKLVTPREGRKEIPVYGRAYPEKAAYPAGVPVQAVTPLPYKLLAGQAYVLGQTSPAEYLYANDFDPAKHVVVRGKDRYYEIQFGHRVAFVRADDVTVRSSNR; encoded by the coding sequence TTGCGAGCTGTTCCCCCCGACCCAGAGCACACGCCACCCCCGGGATCCCCGCGAAGAGCCCGGGGAAACCGGACAGGTGGCCATGCCCGCAGGGCGGCCGGCGCGCTCGCGTCGGCCGCCCTGCTGCTCCCGCTGGTCTCCGGTCTTCCGGCCGCCGACGCCGCACCCGGCACGCCCGGCACCGGCGCGGCCGCCGGCCCGGACACCCTCCAGCGGGACTTCGCCCGGGCCGCGGCCGAGTACCACGTGCCGCCGAGCGTCCTGCTCGCCGTCTCCTACCTCCAGTCGCGCTGGGACGCCCACGCCGGGGCGCCCAGCGTCACCGGCGGCTACGGGCCGATGCACCTCACCGACGCGGCCGGGGCCCTGGCCGACGCCGCCCGTACCGCCCACCACGGCGAGGCCGGCGAGGACGCCCGGGGGGACACCGCCCGTCCGCACCGGGCCGAGGACCACGCCGTGCCCGCGGCCGGCGCGTTCCCCGAGCGGCTCCGCACCCTGGACCGGGCCGCCGGCCTCACCGGGCTGCGGCCCGAGGAGCTGCGCACGGATCCCGCCGCCAATGTGCGCGGCGGCGCGGCCCTGCTCGCCGACGCCCAGCGGCGGCTGGGCCGGCCGGCCGGGGGCGACGCCGCCGACTGGTACGGGGCGGTGGCGCGCTGGTCAAGCGCCTCCGACGCGGCGACCGCGCGGGTCTTCGCCGACGACGTCTTCGAGGTGATCAGGACCGGCGCCCGGCGGACGACCGACGCCGGGCAGCGGGTGGCCCTGCCCGCCGAGCCCCGCCTCGTCCCGCACCGCGAGCAGGCCGGCCGGCTCGGCCGGGCGACGCCCCCGGCCGAGGGCACCGAGTGCCCCGAGAGCGTCGCCTGCGAGTCCGTCCCCGCCCCCTACCAGCGGCTGGAGGGATCGGACTACGGCAACCACGACGTGTCCGACCGGCCCCGCTCGCAGAAGGCGGACTTCATCGTCATCCACGACACGGAGGCCACCTGGGAGAAGACCCTCCAGCTGATAAGGGATCCGGCGTACGTCTCGTGGCACTACACGGTCCGCTCGACCGACGGCCACATCGCCCAGCACGTGCCGGTCAAGGACGTGGCCTGGCACGCGGGCAACTGGTACGTGAACGCCAAGTCGGTGGGCATCGAGCACGAGGGCTTCCTGGCCCGCCCGGACGCCTGGTACACGGAGGAGATGTACCGCACGTCGGCCCGGCTGGTCCGCCACCTCGCGCGGAAGCTCGACATCCCGCTGGACCGGCAGCACATCCTCGGCCACGACAACGTCCCCGGCACCGTCCCCTCGACGATCAAGGGCATGCACACCGACCCCGGCCCCTACTGGGACTGGGCGCACTACTTCGAGCTGATGGACCGGCCCTTCCACCCGACGGCGAGCCCGTTCAGCGGCATGGTGACGATCGCCCCCGACTACGACGACAACGAACCCGTCTACACCGGCTGCGAGAAGCCGGGCCAGGAGTGCGCGCCGCACGGCTCCGGCGCGGTCCGGCTGCGGGTGGCGCCGCGGGACGACGCGCCGCTGGTCAAGGACGTCGGACTGCGCCCGGACGGCGGCGCGTCGACCACCGACGTCAACGACACCGGGGCCCGGGCCTCGACCGGCCAGCAGTTCGCGGTCGCCGACCGGCTGCCGGGCTGGACGGCCGTGTGGTACCTGGGGCAGCGGGCGTGGTTCCGCGACCCCTGGTGGGAGCCGGTGGCCCTCGGGGCGCGCGGGAAGCTGGTGACGCCGCGCGAGGGCCGGAAGGAGATCCCGGTCTACGGGCGGGCGTACCCGGAGAAGGCGGCGTACCCGGCGGGGGTGCCGGTCCAGGCCGTGACACCGCTGCCGTACAAGTTGCTCGCCGGGCAGGCGTACGTGCTGGGCCAGACGAGTCCCGCGGAGTATCTGTACGCGAACGACTTCGACCCCGCGAAGCACGTGGTGGTGCGGGGGAAGGACCGGTACTACGAGATCCAGTTCGGCCACCGGGTGGCCTTCGTCCGGGCGGACGACGTGACGGTCCGCTCGTCGAACCGCT
- a CDS encoding PP2C family protein-serine/threonine phosphatase yields the protein MPSPSSASPAEHPAGGEPSAPGAVDALISQTRRLRGGLDAVRRETAGEELSDDPLGRWRRALCDLAAHQLDDLGTHLGRLRDGLPGPAEPLVPEGTHPDGTQEAAPAALSPAPAGSAEWNLLTDEVTWSDELFRILGRHPEDGALTLDEFPSLLVADDRDLLTALVTDCLVDGKPIDGEFRVVHPDGSPRTLHMLGEPVLDDDGCTAAMWAVLRDVTALRRSRDAVVATGDSLREHTRRAVAERRWAAEVQEAVLPPWREPLRAAPGGRADAGGTLDVAARYLPATDPVAVGGDWFDALPLPDGRTLLSAGGLTGRGVATASAMAVLLGAVRGMAVAGTEPGPLLGCLNHLAGASDRPALGSAVCCRYDAGTRTLLWARAGHPAPLLFREGRVNALRPPAAGLLLGAVSEAGYAQAETRLLPGDVLVLHTGGLSPHGADADGGTGLLPGLAARFTAARSAQECVRAVLEEWSGAVREDDACVLVARVTP from the coding sequence ATGCCGTCCCCTTCTTCTGCCTCACCCGCGGAGCACCCGGCGGGCGGCGAACCGTCCGCCCCCGGCGCGGTCGACGCCCTCATCTCCCAGACCCGCCGGCTGCGCGGCGGCCTCGACGCCGTCCGCCGCGAGACGGCCGGCGAGGAGCTCTCCGACGACCCGCTCGGACGCTGGCGGCGCGCGCTCTGCGACCTGGCCGCCCACCAGCTCGACGACCTCGGCACCCACCTCGGCCGGCTGCGGGACGGGCTCCCCGGCCCCGCGGAACCCCTGGTGCCGGAGGGGACACACCCGGACGGGACACAGGAGGCGGCACCCGCGGCGTTATCCCCGGCACCGGCGGGTAGCGCCGAGTGGAACCTCCTCACCGACGAGGTCACCTGGTCCGACGAGCTGTTCCGGATCCTCGGGCGGCACCCGGAGGACGGCGCCCTCACCCTGGACGAGTTCCCCTCCCTGCTGGTCGCTGACGACCGGGACCTGCTGACCGCGCTGGTCACCGACTGCCTGGTGGACGGCAAGCCCATCGACGGCGAGTTCCGCGTCGTCCACCCCGACGGCTCCCCCCGCACCCTGCACATGCTGGGCGAGCCGGTCCTCGACGACGACGGCTGCACCGCCGCCATGTGGGCCGTCCTGCGCGACGTCACCGCGCTGCGGCGCAGCCGGGACGCCGTGGTCGCGACCGGCGACTCGCTCCGGGAGCACACCCGGCGCGCCGTCGCCGAGCGGCGATGGGCGGCCGAGGTGCAGGAGGCCGTGCTGCCGCCCTGGCGGGAGCCGCTGCGGGCGGCCCCCGGCGGGCGGGCCGACGCGGGCGGGACGCTCGACGTGGCCGCGCGCTACCTCCCCGCCACGGACCCCGTCGCCGTCGGCGGCGACTGGTTCGACGCCCTGCCGCTGCCCGACGGCCGCACCCTGCTCAGCGCGGGCGGGCTGACCGGCCGCGGGGTGGCCACGGCCTCCGCCATGGCCGTCCTGCTGGGCGCGGTCCGGGGCATGGCGGTGGCCGGCACCGAGCCGGGACCGCTGCTCGGCTGCCTCAACCACCTGGCCGGCGCCTCCGACCGGCCCGCCCTGGGCAGCGCGGTCTGCTGCCGCTACGACGCCGGGACCCGCACCCTGCTGTGGGCACGGGCGGGCCACCCCGCCCCCCTGCTGTTCCGTGAGGGGCGGGTGAACGCGCTTCGCCCGCCGGCGGCGGGGCTGCTCCTCGGGGCCGTCAGCGAGGCCGGCTACGCCCAGGCCGAGACGCGGCTGCTGCCCGGGGACGTGCTCGTCCTGCACACCGGCGGCCTGTCACCCCACGGCGCGGACGCCGACGGCGGGACGGGCCTGCTGCCCGGGCTGGCGGCCCGGTTCACCGCGGCCCGCAGCGCGCAGGAGTGCGTCCGCGCCGTCCTGGAGGAGTGGAGCGGGGCGGTACGGGAGGACGACGCGTGTGTGCTCGTCGCCCGGGTCACGCCCTGA